From one Rubrobacter xylanophilus genomic stretch:
- a CDS encoding polymer-forming cytoskeletal protein — protein MSSSPRPALAVLGALLSVMLHLLLFPSNARADERHAVGDVVVGPGEVSPGVSNVVGDVEVLGAVRGDVKSVAGDVMVYGPVAGDVKASFGSVDVRAPVGGDVEAGFGDVYIDSRVAGDVDVERGNVELGPRARIGGTLQPGSGRIFSHPDAYVAGGTVAGMVPEGDEPPGAFGFLGVTGWLFGALLFVACSALAAVLVPRPLAAAARGIGEAPVWSLAIGIGSVPVAVVLAVVLLVSGVGIPVLLLFAPAYLFLVFFGGLAAAFFIGRRLVMATGRYEAGNAFAAVVGALLVSGAFLVPYGHVVAYALALLGTGGALLALFSRLRSRPGYRHSSYEAYVRERRGGPGAR, from the coding sequence ATGAGCTCCTCCCCGCGGCCGGCGCTAGCCGTGCTCGGCGCGCTGCTATCTGTGATGCTCCATCTGCTCCTCTTCCCCTCAAACGCCCGCGCCGACGAACGGCACGCCGTGGGAGACGTGGTGGTGGGGCCTGGAGAGGTCTCACCGGGGGTGAGCAACGTGGTCGGCGACGTGGAGGTGCTCGGGGCCGTAAGGGGCGACGTCAAATCGGTGGCCGGCGACGTCATGGTCTACGGGCCGGTGGCCGGGGACGTGAAGGCCAGCTTCGGCAGCGTGGACGTCCGGGCCCCGGTCGGCGGAGACGTCGAGGCTGGCTTCGGCGACGTCTACATCGACTCGCGGGTGGCCGGGGACGTGGACGTCGAGCGGGGAAACGTCGAGCTCGGTCCCCGAGCCCGGATAGGGGGAACCCTGCAGCCGGGGAGCGGCAGGATCTTCTCGCACCCCGACGCCTACGTGGCTGGAGGAACGGTGGCGGGCATGGTTCCCGAAGGAGACGAACCCCCTGGGGCCTTCGGCTTTTTGGGGGTCACGGGCTGGCTCTTCGGCGCGCTGCTCTTCGTTGCCTGCAGCGCGCTGGCCGCCGTGCTGGTTCCGCGGCCGCTGGCCGCCGCCGCCCGCGGGATTGGTGAGGCGCCGGTCTGGTCCCTCGCCATCGGGATAGGTTCCGTGCCGGTGGCCGTAGTCCTGGCCGTTGTGTTGCTCGTCTCGGGGGTCGGCATCCCGGTGCTCCTGCTCTTCGCCCCAGCCTACCTGTTCCTGGTGTTCTTCGGTGGGCTCGCGGCCGCCTTCTTCATCGGCAGGCGGCTGGTCATGGCGACGGGACGCTACGAGGCGGGCAACGCGTTCGCCGCGGTGGTCGGAGCACTCCTCGTCTCCGGTGCTTTCCTCGTCCCCTACGGGCACGTCGTCGCCTACGCGCTCGCCCTGCTGGGGACCGGGGGAGCGCTGCTCGCGCTCTTCTCCCGCCTGCGCTCGCGCCCGGGATACCGCCACTCCTCCTACGAAGCCTACGTGCGGGAGCGGCGCGGCGGACCGGGGGCTCGCTAG
- a CDS encoding peptide ABC transporter substrate-binding protein, translating into MGKERTQARVVLAGVSRRDFLRLSGAGLAGAALLGVAGCGGEQGGGQQGGGGGGGGGGRNELIVGLDQEPAILNGFIVGGDLVATSNVTRPIMESVLQIMPDLSYAPKLADGEPQVVSEDPLVVEFKLKDGITWSDGEPLTVEDFVFTYETVMNDRWQIITREIWDNIDRIETPDELTARIIFKEPDARWRDVLAADVLPKHVLQGENFNKYFNDRIVGSGPYVFEEWRKGQSLTVVANENYWGDPPAIKKITFRFIPDTNSLKAALRSGEVQFINPPPDIGLIEELRGYDGVTVQTKFGTVWEHLAFNVEKVDNLNIRRAIAYAVNRRQLIEEILQGEARPLQSVLVPEQDPFYTPAWERYSFDPDQARQLVEQARGEGASTEIEYSTTSGNALRETAQQVIQQQMEQVGITLRINNSSAETFFGERTPEGDFELGEWAWSASPDPSITTLFAANQVPPDGQNYYRYRNQEVTRLLEQADVTVDQQERARLTRQAQELMAEDVPLVPLYQRPEIYAYADNLEGPEVNPTLATAFWNVGEWRFTG; encoded by the coding sequence ATGGGCAAAGAGAGGACTCAAGCAAGGGTAGTGCTAGCGGGGGTCTCCCGCAGGGATTTTCTGCGGCTAAGCGGCGCCGGGCTCGCCGGCGCCGCTCTTCTCGGCGTGGCCGGCTGCGGCGGTGAGCAGGGCGGCGGCCAGCAGGGTGGCGGTGGTGGCGGCGGTGGTGGTGGGCGGAACGAGCTCATCGTCGGTCTGGATCAGGAGCCGGCCATCCTGAACGGCTTCATCGTGGGCGGGGATCTCGTGGCCACCTCCAACGTGACCCGGCCCATCATGGAGAGCGTTCTGCAGATAATGCCCGATCTCTCGTACGCGCCGAAGCTCGCCGACGGGGAGCCGCAGGTGGTCAGCGAGGATCCGCTCGTCGTGGAGTTCAAGCTGAAGGACGGGATCACGTGGTCCGACGGGGAGCCGCTGACGGTCGAGGACTTCGTCTTCACCTACGAGACCGTCATGAACGACCGGTGGCAGATCATCACCCGTGAGATCTGGGACAACATAGACCGCATCGAGACCCCGGACGAGCTGACGGCCAGAATTATCTTCAAGGAGCCCGACGCCCGCTGGCGAGACGTTCTGGCCGCCGACGTGCTTCCGAAGCACGTTCTGCAGGGTGAGAACTTCAACAAGTACTTCAACGACAGGATCGTGGGCAGTGGCCCCTACGTCTTCGAGGAGTGGCGCAAGGGGCAGAGCCTCACGGTGGTGGCCAACGAGAACTACTGGGGTGATCCCCCGGCGATAAAAAAGATCACCTTCCGCTTCATCCCGGACACCAACTCGCTGAAGGCCGCCCTGCGCTCGGGCGAGGTGCAGTTCATAAACCCGCCGCCGGACATCGGGCTGATCGAGGAGCTCCGCGGCTACGACGGGGTTACGGTGCAGACCAAGTTCGGCACGGTCTGGGAGCATCTGGCCTTCAACGTGGAGAAGGTGGACAACCTCAATATCCGGCGGGCGATCGCCTACGCCGTGAACCGCCGCCAGCTGATAGAGGAGATCCTGCAGGGCGAAGCCCGGCCGCTGCAGAGCGTGCTGGTTCCCGAGCAGGATCCCTTCTACACCCCGGCCTGGGAGCGCTACTCCTTCGACCCGGATCAGGCGCGCCAGCTCGTGGAGCAGGCGCGGGGTGAGGGAGCCTCCACGGAGATAGAGTACTCCACCACCTCCGGCAACGCCCTCAGGGAGACCGCCCAGCAGGTCATCCAGCAGCAGATGGAGCAGGTGGGGATAACCCTCAGGATCAACAACTCCTCCGCCGAGACGTTCTTCGGCGAGCGCACCCCCGAGGGAGACTTCGAGCTGGGCGAGTGGGCGTGGAGCGCCAGCCCCGACCCCTCCATCACCACGCTCTTCGCTGCGAACCAGGTGCCGCCGGACGGCCAGAACTACTACCGCTACCGCAACCAGGAGGTCACCCGGCTGCTGGAGCAGGCCGACGTAACCGTCGATCAGCAGGAGCGGGCGCGGCTCACCCGCCAGGCCCAGGAGCTCATGGCCGAGGACGTGCCGCTGGTCCCGCTCTACCAGCGGCCCGAGATCTACGCCTACGCCGACAACCTCGAAGGTCCGGAGGTCAACCCGACCCTGGCCACCGCCTTCTGGAACGTCGGAGAGTGGCGCTTCACCGGGTAG
- a CDS encoding ABC transporter permease: MLAYTVRRFLFSVAVLFLASVTIFVLVNLGYDPLADLRQNPRISGEDIQRIAAIYGLDRPLHERYVIWITDFVRGDFGYSVNNQSPVAEVIGPRVWPTVLLMGTSLIFTVIVAVPFGIYSAIKKYSTLDNVGTFLSFVGYSMPSFWLGLILQLLLGVYLTAWAGTRIFYTSGMSSGEGGLVDLLQHLTLPVLTLSAISIAAYSRFQRSAMLEVLSADYLRTARAKGLSRRRVYLKHALRNALIPIVTLIALDMGALLGGAIITETVFAWPGLGFLLADALYKGDYNVAQALLMISAILIVFFNFVADIAYSLVDPRISYS, translated from the coding sequence TTGCTAGCCTACACCGTTCGCAGGTTTCTCTTCAGCGTCGCGGTCCTCTTTCTGGCCAGCGTGACCATCTTCGTGCTGGTCAACCTTGGCTACGACCCGCTCGCCGATCTCCGGCAGAACCCCCGGATCAGCGGGGAGGACATCCAGCGGATCGCCGCCATCTACGGGCTCGACCGGCCGCTGCACGAGCGGTACGTCATCTGGATCACCGACTTCGTCCGGGGGGACTTCGGCTACAGCGTGAACAACCAGAGCCCCGTCGCCGAGGTGATAGGGCCGCGGGTGTGGCCGACAGTTTTGCTCATGGGTACCTCGCTCATCTTCACCGTGATCGTCGCGGTGCCCTTCGGGATCTACTCGGCGATAAAGAAGTACAGCACGCTGGACAACGTCGGCACCTTCCTCTCGTTCGTCGGCTACAGCATGCCGAGCTTCTGGCTGGGGCTCATCCTGCAGCTTCTGCTCGGGGTCTACCTCACCGCCTGGGCGGGGACCCGGATCTTCTACACCTCCGGGATGAGCAGCGGCGAGGGCGGGCTGGTGGATCTGCTGCAGCACCTCACCCTTCCGGTCCTCACCCTCTCGGCCATCAGCATCGCGGCCTACAGCCGCTTCCAGCGCAGCGCCATGCTCGAGGTGCTCAGCGCCGACTACCTGCGCACCGCCCGGGCGAAGGGCCTGAGCCGGCGGCGCGTCTACCTCAAGCACGCCCTCAGGAACGCCCTCATCCCCATCGTAACCCTCATCGCGCTGGACATGGGCGCTTTGCTCGGCGGGGCGATCATCACCGAGACCGTCTTCGCGTGGCCGGGCTTGGGGTTCCTGCTCGCCGACGCGCTCTACAAGGGGGACTACAACGTGGCCCAGGCGCTCCTGATGATCTCTGCGATCCTCATCGTGTTCTTCAACTTCGTCGCGGACATCGCCTACAGCCTCGTGGACCCCAGGATCAGCTACAGCTAG
- the opp4C gene encoding oligopeptide ABC transporter permease, with protein sequence MVEHERQVATGAGQAQVAEPAVSEEYGRVEGRTQRQIFWRRFKRHRLALVGGVVLLFLYAAAILAPWIAPYGYDEIDVTALNQPPSLEHPMGTDRLGRDELTRVLYGGRVSLMVGLSVGVFSTAIGAVVGIVSGYYGRFVDSALMGFTDYMLVLPFLPLLLVLGSLFQFTPVTITFALVVLLWMDLARLVRGQVLSLRNQEFVLAARAIGVSDLRIMFRHILPNVVGVLVVKATLAVALAILLESAISYLGFGIQPPTPSWGNMLTDARATMTTQWWLTVFPGLMIVITALCVNFLGDGLRDALDPKAVE encoded by the coding sequence TTGGTCGAGCACGAAAGACAGGTGGCCACCGGGGCCGGACAGGCCCAGGTCGCGGAGCCCGCCGTCTCCGAGGAATACGGGAGGGTCGAGGGCAGGACCCAGCGGCAGATCTTTTGGCGCCGGTTCAAGCGCCACCGGCTGGCGCTCGTGGGGGGCGTCGTGTTGCTCTTTCTCTACGCGGCCGCGATCCTTGCTCCCTGGATAGCCCCCTACGGCTACGACGAGATAGACGTGACCGCCCTCAACCAGCCGCCCAGCCTCGAGCACCCCATGGGCACCGACCGTCTCGGGCGCGACGAGCTGACCCGGGTGCTCTACGGCGGGCGGGTCTCGCTCATGGTGGGTCTGTCCGTCGGGGTCTTCTCGACCGCCATCGGGGCGGTCGTCGGGATAGTCTCCGGCTACTACGGCCGGTTCGTCGACTCGGCCCTCATGGGGTTCACCGACTACATGCTCGTGCTGCCCTTCCTGCCCCTGCTGCTGGTGCTCGGCAGCCTCTTCCAGTTCACCCCGGTCACCATAACCTTCGCCCTCGTGGTGCTGCTGTGGATGGACCTCGCGCGGCTGGTGCGAGGACAGGTCCTCTCGCTGCGCAACCAGGAGTTCGTGCTGGCGGCCCGGGCCATCGGGGTCTCCGACCTCAGGATCATGTTCCGCCACATCCTGCCCAACGTTGTGGGGGTGTTGGTGGTCAAGGCCACGCTGGCGGTGGCGCTGGCCATCCTGCTGGAGAGCGCCATCTCCTATCTGGGCTTCGGCATCCAGCCGCCGACGCCCTCATGGGGTAACATGCTCACCGACGCCCGGGCCACGATGACCACCCAGTGGTGGCTCACCGTGTTCCCCGGTCTGATGATAGTTATAACCGCGTTGTGCGTGAACTTTTTGGGCGACGGCCTCCGCGACGCCCTGGACCCGAAGGCGGTGGAGTGA
- a CDS encoding ABC transporter ATP-binding protein codes for MAMLEVNNLKTHFHTADGVVKAVDGVSFSLEPGETLGIVGESGSGKSVTALSIMQLNPQPPCEYPEGEILFEGRDLLGAPEKEMQKIRGNDIAMIFQDPMTSLNPVFTVGDQIAEAIRIHQKVSKREARERTVQVLRDVGIANPEQRAREYPHQFSGGMRQRAMIAMGLACNPKVLIADEPTTALDVTIQAQILELMVDLQEKYGTAIIMITHDLGVVAQMADKVMVMYAGRSVEQGPTDPIFYDPLMPYTWALLRSIPRLDTAGEVRLLPIKGQPPSLIFLPEGCNFNPRCPFAKDECRRIDPALEEKRPGHSAACILSREEVEEKKHLVDEELGVER; via the coding sequence ATGGCGATGCTGGAGGTGAACAACCTGAAGACCCACTTCCACACCGCCGACGGCGTGGTGAAGGCGGTGGACGGGGTCTCCTTCAGCCTGGAGCCGGGGGAGACCCTGGGGATAGTGGGCGAGTCGGGCAGCGGAAAGAGCGTGACCGCGCTCTCCATCATGCAGCTCAACCCGCAGCCACCCTGCGAGTACCCGGAGGGGGAGATCCTCTTCGAGGGCAGAGACCTGCTCGGCGCCCCCGAGAAGGAGATGCAGAAGATCCGGGGCAACGACATCGCGATGATCTTCCAGGACCCGATGACCTCGCTCAACCCGGTCTTCACCGTGGGCGACCAGATAGCCGAGGCCATCCGCATCCACCAGAAGGTCTCCAAGAGGGAGGCCCGCGAGCGGACCGTGCAGGTGCTGCGGGACGTGGGGATCGCCAACCCCGAGCAGCGGGCCCGCGAGTACCCGCACCAGTTCTCCGGCGGCATGCGCCAGCGGGCGATGATCGCCATGGGGCTCGCCTGCAACCCCAAGGTGCTCATCGCCGACGAGCCCACCACCGCGCTGGACGTGACCATCCAGGCCCAGATCCTGGAGCTGATGGTGGATCTGCAGGAGAAGTACGGGACGGCGATCATCATGATCACCCACGACCTCGGGGTGGTCGCCCAGATGGCGGACAAGGTGATGGTGATGTACGCCGGGCGCTCGGTGGAGCAGGGGCCGACCGACCCGATCTTCTACGACCCGCTGATGCCCTACACCTGGGCGCTTCTGCGCTCCATACCCCGCCTGGACACCGCGGGTGAGGTCCGGCTGCTCCCCATAAAGGGCCAGCCGCCGAGCCTGATCTTCCTGCCCGAAGGCTGCAACTTCAACCCGCGCTGCCCCTTCGCCAAGGACGAGTGCCGCCGCATCGACCCGGCGCTCGAAGAGAAGCGCCCGGGGCACTCGGCCGCCTGCATCCTCTCCCGCGAGGAGGTCGAGGAGAAGAAGCACCTGGTCGACGAGGAGCTGGGGGTGGAGCGATGA
- a CDS encoding ABC transporter ATP-binding protein, which translates to MTSGDNLLEVRNLKMHFPIRAGVLKRTVGHVKAVDGVDLAVRPGETLGLVGESGCGKSTLARCILRLLEPTEGEVVFEGRDILKLSRKEMLRVRRDMQIIFQDPYASLNPRMTVGNIIAEPLRTHRVEGDIKRRVQELLEIVGLSPEHYNRYPHEFSGGQRQRIGVARALALKPKLVICDEPVSALDVSIQAQIVNLLQDLQKEFGLTYIFIAHDLSVVKHISDRVAVMYLGRVVEIADRKTLYERPRHPYTTALLSAIPIPDPEKERERQRIVLEGDVPSPANPPPGCTFHTRCPRAQPYCSEHVPTLDTQVENGHRTACFFPVMEGQPIERPAASTPYRTDGR; encoded by the coding sequence ATGACGTCCGGCGACAACCTGCTGGAGGTCCGCAACCTCAAGATGCACTTCCCCATCCGGGCGGGGGTGCTCAAGCGGACCGTGGGACACGTGAAGGCGGTGGACGGGGTCGACCTCGCGGTGCGCCCCGGCGAGACGCTCGGGCTGGTCGGCGAGTCGGGGTGTGGTAAGAGCACCCTGGCCCGCTGCATCCTGCGGCTGCTCGAGCCCACCGAGGGCGAGGTCGTCTTCGAGGGCCGCGACATCCTGAAGCTCTCCCGCAAGGAGATGCTCCGGGTGCGGCGGGACATGCAGATCATCTTCCAGGACCCCTACGCCTCGCTGAACCCCCGTATGACGGTCGGCAACATCATCGCCGAACCGCTGAGGACCCACCGGGTGGAGGGAGACATCAAGCGGCGGGTGCAGGAGCTCCTGGAGATAGTTGGCCTCTCGCCGGAGCACTACAACCGCTACCCGCACGAGTTCTCCGGCGGCCAGCGGCAGAGGATCGGGGTGGCCCGCGCCCTCGCCCTGAAGCCGAAGCTGGTGATCTGCGACGAGCCGGTCTCCGCCCTGGACGTCTCCATCCAGGCCCAGATAGTGAACCTCCTGCAGGATCTGCAGAAGGAGTTCGGCCTCACATACATCTTCATCGCCCACGACCTCTCGGTCGTGAAGCACATCTCCGACCGCGTGGCGGTCATGTACCTGGGCCGGGTGGTGGAGATCGCCGACCGCAAGACCCTCTACGAGCGGCCGCGCCACCCCTACACCACGGCGCTACTCTCGGCGATACCCATCCCCGACCCGGAGAAGGAGCGCGAGCGGCAGCGCATAGTGCTCGAAGGCGACGTCCCCTCCCCGGCGAACCCGCCTCCGGGATGTACCTTCCACACCCGCTGCCCGCGGGCCCAGCCCTACTGCTCGGAGCACGTCCCCACCCTGGACACCCAGGTGGAGAACGGCCACCGGACCGCCTGCTTCTTCCCCGTGATGGAGGGGCAGCCCATCGAGCGGCCCGCCGCGAGCACCCCGTACCGGACCGACGGGAGGTAG
- a CDS encoding S41 family peptidase: MWKTSSTRKKRGPLIRALLLAALLVAVAFGAYEYGKSQSPAGLSGPDQRSLRLYAEALDAVRDGYVDREAIDPKKQTYAAIEGMLNSLGDDGHTRFLTPEERRENQQGLSGNYVGIGVQLQDREGRVVVIAPIEGSPADRAGIETGDVLVAVNGRSVSGQELDRIADRVRGPEGTRVKITVLRDGEEKTFYLERAEIESPAVSWAMVPGTEVAHVRLASFSDDSARELRAALEEARLDGARGFVLDLRNNPGGRLEQAVEMAGFFLEPGSVVYIRRDASGERKAVRADGEAELSEVPLAVLVNGGSASSAEILAGALRDNGRARVIGQRTFGTGTVLSEFVLSDGSAILLGVAEWLTPDGDFIRNTGITPDIRVELEKGEEPLSPSQTERLSREEISRRDPQLWRAVRELDGGV, translated from the coding sequence ATGTGGAAGACGAGCTCCACCCGGAAGAAGCGGGGCCCCCTGATCAGGGCGCTCCTCCTGGCGGCCCTGCTCGTGGCCGTGGCCTTCGGGGCCTACGAGTACGGCAAATCCCAGAGCCCCGCCGGTCTCTCCGGCCCGGACCAGAGGAGCCTCAGGCTCTACGCTGAAGCGCTGGACGCCGTCCGCGACGGCTACGTGGACCGGGAGGCCATAGACCCCAAAAAGCAGACCTACGCCGCCATAGAGGGGATGCTCAACTCGCTGGGCGACGATGGGCACACCCGCTTTCTGACCCCCGAAGAGCGCAGGGAGAACCAGCAGGGGCTCTCCGGCAACTACGTCGGGATAGGGGTGCAGCTGCAGGATCGGGAAGGCCGGGTGGTCGTCATCGCTCCAATAGAGGGCTCTCCGGCCGACCGGGCCGGGATAGAGACCGGGGACGTGCTGGTCGCGGTGAACGGCCGCAGCGTGAGCGGCCAGGAGCTCGACCGCATCGCCGACCGGGTCAGGGGGCCGGAGGGTACGCGGGTGAAGATAACGGTGCTGCGTGACGGGGAGGAGAAGACCTTCTACCTGGAGCGGGCGGAGATTGAATCCCCGGCGGTCTCCTGGGCGATGGTGCCAGGAACCGAAGTCGCCCACGTCCGCCTCGCTTCGTTCTCCGACGACAGCGCCCGGGAGCTGCGGGCTGCTCTTGAGGAGGCGCGGCTGGACGGAGCGCGGGGCTTCGTCCTCGACCTGCGAAACAACCCGGGCGGCAGGCTGGAGCAGGCGGTGGAGATGGCGGGGTTCTTCCTGGAGCCCGGAAGCGTCGTCTACATCCGCCGGGACGCCTCCGGGGAGCGGAAGGCGGTGCGGGCCGACGGCGAGGCGGAGCTCTCGGAGGTGCCGCTCGCCGTGCTGGTGAACGGCGGCTCGGCCTCCAGCGCCGAGATCCTGGCCGGTGCGCTGCGGGACAACGGGCGTGCCAGGGTCATCGGGCAGAGGACCTTCGGCACCGGTACGGTACTCTCCGAGTTCGTGCTGAGCGACGGTTCGGCGATCCTGCTGGGGGTAGCCGAGTGGCTCACACCGGACGGGGACTTCATCCGGAACACCGGCATAACGCCGGACATCCGGGTGGAGCTCGAGAAGGGGGAGGAGCCGCTCTCTCCCTCGCAGACCGAGCGTCTCTCCCGGGAGGAGATCTCCCGCCGCGACCCGCAGCTCTGGCGCGCGGTGCGCGAACTGGATGGCGGGGTGTAG
- a CDS encoding sigma-70 family RNA polymerase sigma factor — protein sequence MQPQRDLREIEEVRELFEAGQEAGVLESGEVLDLLQEVDLSTEEIQQVYGLLREQGVEIVDSGFLSERVEEDEDTQVVEEVLEGDLKSRYTGDAVQMYLDEIGKTPLLSKAQEVYLAKRIERGDQRAKAHLTRANLRLVVSIAKKYAGRGVSLLDLIQEGNIGLMRAVEKFDYRKGYKFSTYATWWIRQAVTRAIADKGRTIRVPVHMVEKINKYYRVQRTLAAELNRDPTDEEVAREMEVDVEEVERIRQVSRRSISLETPVGEDHSSELGDFIADEESESPHDLAKSSLLKARMREALNGLPERERMVLEYRFGLTGGQPKTLEEVGERFDVTRERIRQIQLTALAKIKSSPHAASLRDLLD from the coding sequence TTGCAGCCTCAAAGAGACCTGAGAGAGATAGAAGAGGTACGGGAACTCTTTGAAGCCGGACAGGAGGCCGGGGTTCTGGAGTCCGGCGAGGTGCTGGACCTTTTGCAGGAGGTGGACCTCTCCACCGAGGAGATACAGCAGGTCTACGGTCTGCTGCGCGAGCAGGGGGTTGAGATCGTGGACTCGGGTTTCCTCTCCGAGAGGGTCGAGGAGGACGAGGACACCCAGGTAGTGGAAGAGGTTCTGGAGGGGGATCTCAAGAGCCGCTACACAGGAGACGCGGTCCAGATGTATCTGGACGAGATCGGCAAGACCCCCCTCCTCTCCAAGGCCCAGGAAGTCTACCTCGCAAAGCGCATCGAGCGCGGCGACCAGAGGGCCAAGGCCCATCTCACCCGGGCCAACCTGCGGCTGGTGGTCTCCATCGCCAAGAAGTACGCCGGGCGGGGCGTCTCGCTGCTCGACCTCATCCAGGAGGGCAACATCGGCCTGATGCGGGCCGTCGAGAAGTTCGACTACCGCAAGGGCTACAAGTTCTCCACCTACGCCACCTGGTGGATCAGGCAGGCCGTCACCCGGGCCATAGCGGACAAGGGCAGGACCATCCGCGTTCCGGTGCACATGGTGGAGAAGATCAACAAGTACTACCGGGTGCAGCGGACGCTGGCCGCCGAGCTGAACCGCGACCCCACAGACGAGGAGGTCGCCCGGGAGATGGAGGTCGACGTCGAGGAGGTGGAGAGGATCCGGCAGGTAAGCCGGCGTTCGATCTCCCTGGAGACCCCGGTCGGCGAGGACCACTCCTCGGAGCTCGGGGATTTCATAGCGGACGAGGAGTCCGAGAGCCCGCACGACCTGGCGAAGTCCTCGCTGCTCAAGGCCAGGATGCGCGAGGCCCTAAACGGGCTCCCGGAGCGGGAGCGAATGGTGCTGGAGTACCGTTTCGGGCTCACAGGAGGTCAGCCCAAGACGCTGGAGGAGGTGGGCGAGCGCTTCGACGTGACGCGCGAGCGCATCCGCCAGATACAGCTCACCGCCCTCGCCAAGATAAAGAGCAGCCCGCACGCCGCGAGCCTGCGCGACCTTCTGGACTAG
- a CDS encoding YcjF family protein, giving the protein MEKGEALLNLRNLYRVFRESRKEARRSATLAVVGEGARVEELASLLGAQRTMRGAEVILTVSGGDSAALSGKGVEHPGEVPLPPPGTGAGELAVRVVRALDEDYLVPLARGYPAFRRAACEEIVRKNARQNAVIGALPIPGADMPVMTANQARMVLNIAAAYGEDLTLDRARELLGVLAAGFGLRALARQVMKLVPFGGWAAAAAVGYAGTLAMGRATVLYFERGGQKVGERELAEIRSRAAEEAKEFVARFRGR; this is encoded by the coding sequence TTGGAGAAAGGGGAGGCATTGCTGAACCTGAGGAACCTCTACAGGGTGTTTCGGGAGTCACGCAAGGAGGCCCGCCGCTCGGCGACGCTCGCGGTGGTCGGCGAGGGGGCGCGGGTGGAGGAGCTGGCCTCCCTGCTCGGCGCCCAGCGTACGATGCGGGGGGCGGAGGTGATCCTCACGGTCTCCGGCGGGGACTCGGCGGCGCTCTCGGGCAAGGGGGTCGAGCACCCCGGCGAGGTCCCGCTCCCCCCACCCGGCACGGGGGCCGGGGAGCTGGCCGTACGGGTGGTGAGGGCGCTCGACGAGGACTACCTGGTGCCGCTGGCCCGGGGATACCCGGCCTTCCGTCGGGCGGCCTGTGAGGAGATCGTCCGCAAGAACGCCCGGCAGAACGCCGTTATCGGGGCGCTGCCCATCCCCGGCGCGGATATGCCGGTGATGACGGCGAATCAGGCGAGGATGGTCCTGAACATCGCCGCCGCCTACGGCGAGGATCTCACCCTGGACCGCGCCCGCGAGCTCCTCGGGGTGCTCGCCGCCGGCTTCGGCCTGCGCGCCCTGGCCCGGCAGGTGATGAAGCTCGTCCCGTTCGGCGGGTGGGCCGCCGCAGCCGCCGTGGGCTACGCGGGCACCCTCGCGATGGGCCGGGCCACCGTCCTTTACTTCGAGCGCGGGGGTCAGAAGGTGGGCGAGAGGGAGCTGGCCGAGATAAGAAGCCGCGCCGCCGAGGAGGCGAAGGAGTTCGTCGCCCGCTTCCGGGGCCGCTGA
- a CDS encoding MarR family transcriptional regulator: protein MSDQTERRTGLIAELDRRAREFNAQAVMFSQAMAGRLGINATDLQCLNLLSQRGSMTVGQLAEVTGLTPGAITGVVDRLEGAGYARRERDREDRRRVIVSLSGGREISPMFDAVRRASEELYSAYTDEELVLILDFFTRAVPVLREQTARLREGGV, encoded by the coding sequence ATGAGCGACCAGACCGAGAGGCGTACCGGGCTCATAGCCGAGCTGGACCGGAGGGCGCGGGAGTTCAACGCGCAGGCGGTGATGTTCAGCCAGGCGATGGCCGGGAGGCTGGGGATCAACGCCACCGACCTGCAGTGCCTGAACCTCCTCAGCCAGAGGGGGTCCATGACCGTCGGGCAGCTCGCGGAGGTCACCGGGCTCACACCCGGGGCGATCACGGGGGTCGTGGATCGTCTGGAGGGCGCCGGATACGCGCGGCGCGAGCGGGACCGGGAAGACCGGCGGCGCGTGATCGTGAGCCTGAGCGGGGGGCGGGAGATCTCCCCCATGTTCGACGCGGTGCGCCGGGCGTCGGAGGAGCTGTACTCCGCCTACACCGACGAGGAGCTCGTGCTCATCCTGGACTTCTTCACCAGAGCGGTCCCGGTACTCAGGGAGCAGACCGCCAGGTTACGGGAGGGCGGGGTCTGA